From the Motacilla alba alba isolate MOTALB_02 chromosome Z, Motacilla_alba_V1.0_pri, whole genome shotgun sequence genome, one window contains:
- the LOC119695867 gene encoding LOW QUALITY PROTEIN: gastrin-releasing peptide (The sequence of the model RefSeq protein was modified relative to this genomic sequence to represent the inferred CDS: deleted 1 base in 1 codon), with protein sequence MRGGRPAALPLLALALLAAQGGAAPLQPGGTPALTKIYPRGSHWAVGHLMGKKSTGDFPYGFEDKNKTPFSALPDSIKQLEEYLQWEEISKYLLRLLERNENKSGHFSKGGLPWYTRNTWETDDNSSWKHMMDYLLQVVNMKESTSS encoded by the exons atgcgcggcgggcggcccgcggcgctgccgctgcTGGCGCTGGCGCTGCTGGCGGCGCAGGGCGGAGCGGCGCCCCTGCAGCCCGGCGGGACC CCCGCGCTCACCAAGATCTACCCCCGCGGCAGCCACTGGGCTGTGG GACActtaatggggaaaaaaagcactggAGATTTTCCTTATGGTTTTGAAGACAAAAACAAGACACCATTTTCAGCATTACCTGACAGTATCAAGCAGCTGGAAGAGTATCTGCAGTGGGAAGAAATCTCAAAGTATTTGCTAAGGCTGctggaaaggaatgaaaataaaagtggtCACTTTTCAAAAGGAGGGCTCCCCTGGTATACCAGGAACACCTGGGAGACAGATGACAATAGCAGTTGGAAACAT atGATGGACTATCTGCTTCAAGTTGTGAATATGAAAGAGAGTACTTCAAGCTGA
- the SEC11C gene encoding signal peptidase complex catalytic subunit SEC11C has protein sequence MDLFGDLRRMNKRQLYYQVLNFAMIVSSALMIWKGLIVVTGSESPIVVVLSGSMEPAFHRGDLLFLTNFHDDPIRAGEIVVFKVEGRDIPIVHRVIKVHEKGNGNIKFLTKGDNNEVDDRGLYKEGQNWLEKKDVVGRARGFLPYVGMVTIIMNDYPKFKYALLAVMGAYVLLKRES, from the exons ATGGATCTGTTCGGGGACCTGCGGCGCATGAACAAGCGGCAG CTATATTACCAAGTCTTAAATTTTGCTATGATTGTGTCTTCTGCCCTAATGATCTGGAAAGGGCTGATCGTGGTGACTGGCAGTGAGAGCCCCATTGTTGTGGTGCTCAG TGGCAGCATGGAGCCAGCTTTTCACAGGGGAGACCTGCTGTTCCTAACAAATTTCCACGATGACCCAATCAGAGCTGGTGAAATAGTTGTTTTTAAAGTTGAAGGCAGAGATATTCCAATAGTTCACAGAGTTATCAAAGTACATGAAAA AGGAAATGGGAACATCAAATTTCTGACTAAAGGGGATAATAATGAAGTTGATGATAGAGGCTTGTACAAAGAAGGTCAGAACTGGTTAGAGAAGAAAGATGTTGTGGGAAGAGCAAGAGG GTTTTTGCCCTATGTAGGAATGGTGACTATAATAATGAATGACTACCCAAAATTTAAG TATGCTCTCCTGGCAGTGATGGGAGCATATGTACTGCTCAAGCGGGAATCCTAA